In a genomic window of uncultured Flavobacterium sp.:
- a CDS encoding CAP domain-containing protein, protein MKKIICTMLFIVMSVTMNSCSADTAEGTENSSSTEKVVMNYTYNDSELETMQAINDYRVSIGLNALQKINHISSKCEEHNNYMIANDVVDHSDFVARSENIMKLLGATNVGENVAYNYKTADAALQSWLASPGHKKNIEGNYTHFGISVKIDPRTGNKYYTNIFARI, encoded by the coding sequence ATGAAGAAGATTATCTGCACCATGCTGTTCATTGTAATGTCAGTTACAATGAACTCATGTTCTGCTGACACGGCCGAGGGAACTGAAAATAGCAGCTCGACGGAAAAAGTAGTGATGAATTACACTTACAATGATTCTGAGCTGGAAACAATGCAAGCGATAAACGATTACCGAGTAAGTATTGGTTTGAATGCATTGCAAAAAATCAACCACATTTCTTCTAAATGCGAGGAGCATAACAACTATATGATTGCAAACGATGTTGTAGATCATAGTGATTTTGTTGCGCGTTCTGAAAATATTATGAAGTTGCTTGGAGCTACAAACGTTGGAGAAAACGTTGCTTACAACTACAAAACGGCTGATGCTGCACTGCAATCCTGGCTTGCAAGTCCTGGTCACAAAAAAAATATCGAAGGAAACTATACTCATTTTGGGATATCAGTAAAAATTGATCCCAGAACTGGAAATAAATACTACACAAATATATTCGCGAGAATATAG